In the Colius striatus isolate bColStr4 chromosome W, bColStr4.1.hap1, whole genome shotgun sequence genome, one interval contains:
- the LOC133628459 gene encoding proteasome activator complex subunit 3-like — MASLLKVDPEVKLKVDSFRERITSEAEDLVANFFPKKLLELDGFLKDPILNVHDLTRIHSDMNLPVPDPILLTNRHDGLDGPNMKKRKLEDHEETFQGTKVFVMPNGMLKSNQQLVDIIEKVKPEIRLLIEKCNTVKMWVQLLIPRIEDGNNFGVSIQEETVAELRTVESEAASYLDQISKYYITRAKLVSKIAKYPHVEDYRCTVTEIDEKEYISLRLIISELRNQYVTLHDMILKNIEKIKRPRSSNAETLY; from the exons ATGGCTTCGCTGCTCAAGGTGGACCCGGAGGTGAAGCTCAAG GTTGATTCCTTCAGGGAGCGGATCACAAGTGAG GCTGAAGACCTGGTGGCAAACTTTTTCCCAAAGAAGCTATTAGAGCTTGATGGGTTCCTTAAG GACCCTATCCTGAATGTTCATGATCTCACTCGGATCCATTCAGATATGAACCTCCCAGTGCCTGACCCAATTCTTCTCACCAACAGGCATGATGGACTGGATGGG CCAAATATGAAaaagaggaagctggaagaCCACGAAGAGACCTTTCAGG GTACCAAAGTCTTTGTGATGCCCAATGGGATGCTGAAGAGCAACCAGCAGCTggtggacatcattgagaaagTGAAACCAGAAATCAGGCTGCTCATTGAGAAGTGTAATACG GTCAAAATGTGGGTGCAGCTTCTTATTCCCAGGATAGAAGATGGAAACAACTTTGGTGTTTCTATTCAG GAGGAAACAGTTGCTGAGCTTCGAACTGTGGAAAGTGAAGCAGCTTCCTACTTGGACCAGATTTCTAA ATATTATATCACAAGAGCAAAGTTGGTTTCCAAAATAGCTAAGTACCCTCATGTG GAGGACTATCGCTGCACGGTGACAGAGATCGATGAGAAGGAGTACATTAGTCTGCGTCTGATCATTTCAGAGCTGAGGAATCAATAT GTTACTTTGCATGACATGATCCTTAAAAACATTGAGAAGATCAAGAGGCCTCGGAGCAGCAACGCTGAAACCCTCTATTAA
- the LOC133628458 gene encoding beclin-1-like isoform X2, whose product MFVTKPLYPVRIVLWCCTSRPLRGDGRVGAGLSGGMEGSRPPAFTTQVSFVCQRCSQPLKLDTSFKILDRLTIQELTAPLLTAAPARPGDAHEEESTLTEETFAENRQDGVSRRFILPARMMSTESANSFMLIGEASDGDTMENLSHRLKVTGDLFDIMSGQTDVDHPLCEECTDALLDQLDTQLSITENECQNYKRCLEIVEQMNEDDKEKLQTELKELALEEEQLIQELEDVEKNRKIVAEDFERVRAEAKQLEQEEAQYQKEYCEFKRQQLELDDELKSVDNQMLYAQMQLDKLKKTNIFNATFHIWHSGQFGTINNFRLGRLPSVPVEWNEINAAWGQTVLLLHALANKMGLKFQRYHLVPYGNHSYLESLTDKSKELPLYCSGGLRFFWDNKFDHAMVAFLDCMQQFKEEVEKGETRFCLPYRMDVEKGKIEDTGGSGGSYSIKMQFNSEEQWTKALKFMLTNLKWGLAWVSSQFYK is encoded by the exons atgttcgTCACTAAACCCTTATACCCCGTTAGGATTGTGCTCTGGTGCTGTACGTCACGTCCGTTGCGCGGTGATGGCAGAGTGGGCGCGGGGCTGAGCGGTGGTATGGAGGGATCTCGGCCTCCCGCCTTCACCACGCAGGTCAGTTTCGTGTgccagcgctgcagccagccgcTCAAGCTCGACACCTCCTTCAAGATCCTCGACCGCCTCACCATCCAGGAGCTCACCG CTCCGCTGCTGACTGCtgccccagcccggcccgggGACGCGCACGAAGAGGAGAGCACCCTGACAGAG GAAACCTTTGCGGAGAACCGGCAGGATGGCGTGTCCAGGAGGTTCATCCTGCCAGCCAG AATGATGTCAACAGAAAGTGCTAATAGCTTCATGCTGATCGGGGAGGCATCTGATGGCGATACCATGGAAAACCTCAGCCACAGACTGAAG GTCACTGGGGACCTCTTTGACATCATGTCTGGGCAAACGGATGTGGATCACCCTCTGTGTGAGGAATGCACAGACGCTCTGCTAGACCAGCTGGACACACAGCTTAGCATCACAGAGAACGAGTgccagaactacaa GAGATGTCTGGAGATAGTGGAGCAAATGAATGAGGATGATAAGGAGAAACTGcaaacagaactgaaagaaCTTGCACTGGAGGAAGAGCAGCTGATCCAGGAGCTAGAGGATGTTGAGAAGAACCGCAAGATTGTGGCTGAAGACTTTGAGAGAGTCAGGGCAGAGGCCAAGCAACTGGAGCAGGAAGAAGCTCA GTATCAAAAGGAATATTGTGAATTCAAGAGGCAACAGCTGGAGCTGGATGATGAATTGAAAAGTGTGGACAACCAAATGCTCTATGCTCAGATGCAGCTGGATAAGTTAAAGAAAACCAACATATTCAATGCAACCTTTCACATCTG gcACAGTGGTCAGTTTGGGACAATAAATAACTTCAGACTTGGCCGTCTCCCCAGCGTTCCTGTAGAATGGAATGAAATCAATGCTGCCTGGGGGcagactgtgctgctgctgcatgccCTTGCTAACAAAATGGGCCTGAAGTTTCAAAG ATACCATCTGGTGCCATATGGCAACCACTCATATTTGGAGTCCCTCACAGACAAATCAAAG GAGCTTCCCTTGTACTGTTCTGGAGGGCTAAGGTTCTTCTGGGACAATAAGTTTGATCATGCAATGGTGGCTTTCCTGGACTGCATGCAGCAATTTAAAGAGGAAGTGGAAAAAGGTGAAACTCGGTTTTGTTTGCCTTATAG GATGGATGTGGAGAAAGGCAAGATTGAAGATACAGGTGGCAGTGGTGGCTCTTACTCcattaaaatgcaatttaacTCTGAGGAGCAATGGACAAAAGCACTAAAATTCATGTTGACTAACCTAAAGTGGGGTCTTGCCTGGGTCTCATCCCAATTTTACAAGTAA
- the LOC133628458 gene encoding beclin-1-like isoform X1 yields MFVTKPLYPVRIVLWCCTSRPLRGDGRVGAGLSGGMEGSRPPAFTTQVSFVCQRCSQPLKLDTSFKILDRLTIQELTGNCRGGAVGTGGDPGLGDTSSPAAPLLTAAPARPGDAHEEESTLTEETFAENRQDGVSRRFILPARMMSTESANSFMLIGEASDGDTMENLSHRLKVTGDLFDIMSGQTDVDHPLCEECTDALLDQLDTQLSITENECQNYKRCLEIVEQMNEDDKEKLQTELKELALEEEQLIQELEDVEKNRKIVAEDFERVRAEAKQLEQEEAQYQKEYCEFKRQQLELDDELKSVDNQMLYAQMQLDKLKKTNIFNATFHIWHSGQFGTINNFRLGRLPSVPVEWNEINAAWGQTVLLLHALANKMGLKFQRYHLVPYGNHSYLESLTDKSKELPLYCSGGLRFFWDNKFDHAMVAFLDCMQQFKEEVEKGETRFCLPYRMDVEKGKIEDTGGSGGSYSIKMQFNSEEQWTKALKFMLTNLKWGLAWVSSQFYK; encoded by the exons atgttcgTCACTAAACCCTTATACCCCGTTAGGATTGTGCTCTGGTGCTGTACGTCACGTCCGTTGCGCGGTGATGGCAGAGTGGGCGCGGGGCTGAGCGGTGGTATGGAGGGATCTCGGCCTCCCGCCTTCACCACGCAGGTCAGTTTCGTGTgccagcgctgcagccagccgcTCAAGCTCGACACCTCCTTCAAGATCCTCGACCGCCTCACCATCCAGGAGCTCACCGGTAACTGCCGGGGCGGGGCGGTCGGGACCGGGGGAGACCCGGGCCTGGGTGATACCTCTTCTCCCGCAGCTCCGCTGCTGACTGCtgccccagcccggcccgggGACGCGCACGAAGAGGAGAGCACCCTGACAGAG GAAACCTTTGCGGAGAACCGGCAGGATGGCGTGTCCAGGAGGTTCATCCTGCCAGCCAG AATGATGTCAACAGAAAGTGCTAATAGCTTCATGCTGATCGGGGAGGCATCTGATGGCGATACCATGGAAAACCTCAGCCACAGACTGAAG GTCACTGGGGACCTCTTTGACATCATGTCTGGGCAAACGGATGTGGATCACCCTCTGTGTGAGGAATGCACAGACGCTCTGCTAGACCAGCTGGACACACAGCTTAGCATCACAGAGAACGAGTgccagaactacaa GAGATGTCTGGAGATAGTGGAGCAAATGAATGAGGATGATAAGGAGAAACTGcaaacagaactgaaagaaCTTGCACTGGAGGAAGAGCAGCTGATCCAGGAGCTAGAGGATGTTGAGAAGAACCGCAAGATTGTGGCTGAAGACTTTGAGAGAGTCAGGGCAGAGGCCAAGCAACTGGAGCAGGAAGAAGCTCA GTATCAAAAGGAATATTGTGAATTCAAGAGGCAACAGCTGGAGCTGGATGATGAATTGAAAAGTGTGGACAACCAAATGCTCTATGCTCAGATGCAGCTGGATAAGTTAAAGAAAACCAACATATTCAATGCAACCTTTCACATCTG gcACAGTGGTCAGTTTGGGACAATAAATAACTTCAGACTTGGCCGTCTCCCCAGCGTTCCTGTAGAATGGAATGAAATCAATGCTGCCTGGGGGcagactgtgctgctgctgcatgccCTTGCTAACAAAATGGGCCTGAAGTTTCAAAG ATACCATCTGGTGCCATATGGCAACCACTCATATTTGGAGTCCCTCACAGACAAATCAAAG GAGCTTCCCTTGTACTGTTCTGGAGGGCTAAGGTTCTTCTGGGACAATAAGTTTGATCATGCAATGGTGGCTTTCCTGGACTGCATGCAGCAATTTAAAGAGGAAGTGGAAAAAGGTGAAACTCGGTTTTGTTTGCCTTATAG GATGGATGTGGAGAAAGGCAAGATTGAAGATACAGGTGGCAGTGGTGGCTCTTACTCcattaaaatgcaatttaacTCTGAGGAGCAATGGACAAAAGCACTAAAATTCATGTTGACTAACCTAAAGTGGGGTCTTGCCTGGGTCTCATCCCAATTTTACAAGTAA